A single window of Danio rerio strain Tuebingen ecotype United States chromosome 15, GRCz12tu, whole genome shotgun sequence DNA harbors:
- the si:dkey-42l23.7 gene encoding chemerin-like receptor 1, producing the protein MENSSFGLKNVTGNSTDKSTVDNKGFDIFFACIFTVTVVVGVIGNGLVIFLAGCRMKTTVNSIWFLNLAITDFIFFLLSITNYFLIVSNQHSVFTGSLFSISFTQNVFVSVWTLVVISLDRCLCTWMAVWAQNNRTLRKARIICIIIFVSSIVYILPYFNLFETTFTIRATYGFILSFLIPFLIIASSYIAIGVKINRLKKRKQLKPYRLIITVILTFFICSFPQHVCYFLMAKAEKNNWTLPYQFWNIFIFTLYLVNLNNSLNPFLYVFMCDDYKKKLKQSLLLVLETAFAEDHLDIKDIRQTQTDEQEMKTTHELLKM; encoded by the exons ATGG AAAACAGCAGTTTTGGGCTTAAAAATGTGACTGGAAACTCAACAGACAAGAGCACTGTGGATAACAAGggatttgatattttttttgccTGCATTTTCACTGTAACCGTGGTAGTGGGTGTCATTGGAAATGGGCTGGTCATATTTCTGGCCGGCTGCAGAATGAAGACGACTGTCAACTCCATTTGGTTTCTGAATTTGGCGATTACAGACTTcatcttttttttactttcaatCACAAATTATTTCTTAATCGTGAGTAATCAGCACAGTGTCTTCACAGGCAGCCTTTTTAGCATTTCATTTACACAAAATGTGTTTGTTAGCGTTTGGACTCTTGTAGTTATTAGTCTGGATCGATGCCTGTGCACATGGATGGCTGTTTGGGCTCAAAATAACAGAACTTTGCGTAAAGCCAGAATCATCTGCATCATCATCTTTGTTTCATCCATAGTCTACATTTTACCTTACTTCAACCTTTTTGAGACTACATTTACAATTCGTGCCACATATGGATTTATATTGTCCTTTCTCATCCCCTTCCTGATCATTGCATCTTCATACATCGCTATTGGAGTAAAAATCAATCGCCTCAAAAAGAGGAAGCAGCTCAAGCCATACAGACTCATTATAACTGTAATCCTGACTTTCTTCATCTGTTCATTTCcacaacatgtttgctatttTTTGATGGCAAAAGCAGAAAAGAATAATTGGACTCTCCCTTATCAGTTTtggaacatatttatttttactctctACCTGGTTAATCTCAACAACAGTCTGAACCCATTTCtctatgtgttcatgtgtgatgaTTATAAGAAGAAGCTGAAACAATCTCTGCTGCTGGTGCTGGAGACGGCGTTTGCTGAAGATCATCTGGACATTAAAGATATAAGACAGACACAAACAGATGAGCAAGAGATGAAAACCACACATGAATTGCTAAAAAtgtag
- the LOC137487699 gene encoding chemerin-like receptor 1 — protein sequence MENSSFALKNVTENSKDKSTVKKEGLKIFFLCIFFITVVVGLIGNGLVIFLNSCRMKTTVNSIWFLNLATVDFIFILISITNVSLSNQHNVFTKYFFFITTCLNVFASVWSLVVISLDRCLCTWMPVWAQNNRTLRKARIICMVVWVSSIGYILPYFKVFKIAGSIRVTYAFIVSFLIPFLIIASSYIAIGVKIKRLKKRKQLRSYRLIITVILTFFICSFPHHVCWFWRVWAKNNNWTLTGQFWNLFHFTFYLINLNSSLNPFLYVFMCDDFKKKLKQSLVLVLETAFAEDHLDIKEMRQTQMDEQEKKTTSELKV from the exons ATGG AAAACAGCAGTTTTGCGCTGAAAAATGTGACTGAAAACTCAAAAGACAAGAGCACTGTGAAGAAGGAgggattaaagattttttttctctgcatTTTCTTTATAACCGTTGTAGTGGGTCTCATTGGAAATGGTCTGGTCATATTTCTGAATAGCTGCAGAATGAAGACGACTGTCAACTCCATTTGGTTTCTCAATTTGGCGACTGTAGActtcatctttattttaatttcaatcacAAATGTTTCCTTGAGCAATCAGCACAATGTCTTCACAAAGTACTTTTTCTTCATCACAACATGTCTAAATGTGTTTGCTAGCGTTTGGTCTCTTGTAGTTATCAGTCTGGATCGATGCCTGTGCACATGGATGCCTGTTTGGGCTCAAAATAACAGAACTTTGCGTAAAGCCAGAATTATCTGCATGGTCGTCTGGGTTTCATCCATCGGCTATATTTTACCTTACTTTAAAGTTTTTAAGATTGCAGGTTCAATTCGTGTGACATATGCATTTATAGTGTCCTTTCTCATCCCCTTTCTGATCATTGCATCTTCATACATCGCTATTGGAGTAAAAATCAAACGCCTCAAAAAGAGAAAACAGCTCAGGTCATACAGACTCATTATAACTGTAATCCTGACTTTCTTCATCTGTTCATTTCCACACCATGTTTGCTGGTTTTGGAGAGTAtgggcaaaaaataataattggactCTCACTGGTCAATTTTGGAACCTATTTCATTTTACTTTCTACCTGATTAATCTTAACAGCAGTCTGAACCCATTTctctatgtgtttatgtgtgatgATTTTAAGAAGAAGCTGAAACAGTCTCTGGTGCTGGTGCTGGAGACGGCGTTTGCTGAAGATCATCTGGACATTAAAGAAATGAGACAGACACAAATGGATGAGCAAGAGAAGAAAACCACATCTGAATTGAAAGTATAG
- the si:dkey-42l23.5 gene encoding formyl peptide receptor 2-like encodes MENSSFGLKNLTGNSTDKNAVEDKGFKIFLACIFFSTVSVGLIGNGLVIFLAGCRMKMTFNSIWFLNLAIADFIFILFSITNASLTLSKQHSVVKEYFLFIATSINLFASIWSLVVISLDRCLCTWMAVWAQNNRTLRKARIICIIIWVSSIGYILPYFTVFNITGTILVTYGFIVVFLIPFLIIASSYIAIGVKINRLKKRKQLRSYRLIITVILTFFICSFPHNVCWIWMVWAKNNNWTLTDQFWKLFVFTFYLMNLNSSLNPFLYVFMCDDFKKKLKQSLVLVLETAFAEDHLDIKEMRHTKMINRQNKPHLNC; translated from the exons ATGG AAAACAGCAGTTTTGGGCTTAAAAATTTGACTGGAAACTCAACAGACAAGAACGCTGTGGAGGACAAGGGATTTAAGATTTTTCTTGCCTGCATTTTCTTTTCCACCGTCTCAGTGGGTCTCATTGGAAATGGGCTGGTCATATTTCTGGCCggctgcagaatgaaaatgacTTTCAACTCCATTTGGTTTTTGAATTTGGCGATCGCAGacttcatctttattttattttcgatcACAAATGCTTCCTTAACGTTGAGCAAGCAGCACAGTGTTGTCAAGGAATACTTTCTCTTCATCGCAACAAGTATAAATCTGTTTGCTAGCATTTGGTCTCTTGTAGTTATCAGTCTGGATCGATGCCTGTGCACATGGATGGCCGTTTGGGCTCAAAACAACAGAACTCTGCGTAAAGCCAGAATCATCTGCATTATCATCTGGGTTTCATCCATCGGCTACATTTTACCCTACTTCACAGTTTTTAACATTACAGGTACAATTCTTGTGACATATGGATTTATAGTGGTCTTTCTCATCCCCTTCCTGATCATTGCATCTTCATACATCGCTATTGGAGTAAAAATCAATCGCCTCAAAAAGAGGAAGCAGCTCAGGTCATACAGACTCATTATAACTGTAATCCTGACTTTCTTCATCTGTTCATTTCCACACAATGTTTGCTGGATTTGGATGGTAtgggcaaaaaataataattggactCTCACTGATCAATTTTGGAAGctatttgtttttactttctaCCTGATGAATCTCAACAGCAGTCTGAACCCATTTCtctatgtgttcatgtgtgatgaTTTCAAGAAGAAGCTGAAACAGTCTCTGGTACTGGTGCTGGAGACGGCATTTGCTGAAGATCATCTGGACATTAAAGAAATGAGACACACGAAAATgataaacagacaaaacaaaccaCACTTGAATTGCTAG
- the si:dkey-42l23.4 gene encoding N-formyl peptide receptor 3: MYQGLLWYKTNYRSAQTRRRNKIKTRLLPLHLKNMENSSFGLKNVTGNSTDKNTVEDEGFKIFLACILSVTFVVGLIGNGLVIFLTGCRMKMTVNSTWFLNLAIADFIFILISITNFSLKWSKQHSDFTEYFFIITTSLNLFISVWSLVVISLDRCLCTWMPVWAQNNRTLRKARIICIIIWVSSIGYILPYFKVFNITDTIIVTYEFIVVFFITFLIITSSYIAIGVKINRLKMGKQLRSYRLIITVILTFFICSFPHHVCWILRIRANNNNWTLTKQFWMLFDFTFYLINLNSSLNPFLYVFMSKDYKKKLKQSLVLVLETAFTEGHLDVKEMRQTHHT; this comes from the exons ATGTACCAGGGTTTGCTCTGGTATAAAACCAACTATCGGTCAGCACAAACAAGAAGACGGAACAAGATCAAGACTCGACTCCTTCCACTGCATCTCAAAAACATGG AAAACAGCAGTTTTGGGCTTAAAAATGTGACTGGAAACTCAACAGACAAGAATACTGTGGAGGATGAGGGATTTAAGATTTTTCTTGCCTGCATTTTATCTGTAACCTTTGTAGTGGGTCTCATTGGAAATGGTCTAGTCATATTTCTGACCggctgcagaatgaaaatgacTGTCAACTCCACTTGGTTTTTGAATTTGGCGATTGCAGACTTCATCTTCATTTTAATTTCAATCACAAATTTTTCCTTAAAGTGGAGCAAGCAGCACAGTGACTTCACAGAGTACTTTTTTATCATCACAACATCTCTAAATCTGTTTATTAGTGTTTGGTCTCTTGTAGTTATCAGTCTGGATCGATGTCTGTGCACATGGATGCCTGTTTGGGCTCAAAATAACAGAACTCTGCGTAAAGCCAGAATCATCTGCATCATCATCTGGGTTTCATCCATCGGCTACATTTTACCGTACTTCAAAGTTTTTAACATTACAGATACAATTATTGTCACATATGAATTTATAGTGGTCTTTTTCATCACCTTCCTGATCATTACATCTTCATACATCGCTATTGGAGTAAAAATCAATCGCCTCAAAATGGGGAAGCAGCTCAGGTCATACAGACTCATTATAACTGTAATCCTGACCTTCTTCATCTGTTCATTTCCACACCATGTTTGCTGGATTTTGAGAATAAGGGCAAACAATAATAATTGGACTCTCACTAAACAATTTTGGATGCTATTTGATTTTACTTTCTACCTGATTAATCTTAACAGCAGTTTGAATCCATTTCTCTATGTGTTCATGAGTAAGGATTATAAGAAGAAGCTGAAACAGTCTCTGGTGCTGGTGCTAGAGACGGCATTTACTGAAGGTCATTTGGACGTTAAAGAAATGAGACAGACACACCACACTTGA